Below is a genomic region from Nilaparvata lugens isolate BPH chromosome 3, ASM1435652v1, whole genome shotgun sequence.
tttccatgtttcaaaatcaactgaaaactaaatcgaaataaacataatattccatcagctgctcccaTTTCCCTTCAagatgtcattacatgacacaagacaaacctattgatattgatagatcacaagtaaatactaaagttgtcaatttggatagaaataaaattaagttaaatgttagtttacatccaaatttccatccctaagcttttggtttcaagctaagatcagaaagaaatcatataatggtagtcaataatcaaagtgattgaactctattcagatttatgcaaattcacattcaaatgatcccacttcaatatttatgatagtaaagtttaggacatgagaaatcagctacaataaatgttatactagctattatgaatggactctcatgtatgaatggacttccttggaagaaagaatcagtggattggcagcttttacacttttggataagtgaaacgaaaagtaagcgacaggctatgccaaaaattccagaataagcaagagatccatggataccagagtcatcaaattccgaatcaacttaatttggaatttaatcttcaattgcatcaagcaaaaacaaaaataacatgatcactgctaatttgataactgttaacaagaaatattaattgccaatgaataaagtcgaggttGACTCTTGAACCCCGCCCAATATTATACAAAGTTCGCAGCAAttggactactattctacagagcacttccaacacatcaatgattaatcgaatgatttgactcaatagttttcatgccaagttgtggcctaatctcaaaaacgattataacaattttggtagaatttagattataaatggttcacaaaaataatcttatctttcaattcccgtagcgaagcacgggcgCCCCGctagtaatatataaatatgtagACGATAGAGAGGAAGTACTAGTGAACCGAGCTCACCTCATCAGCTCACACTTTACCTTGAGCAATATTGAGCTCGCTGTTGATGTTGCGGATGTAGGGTTCGCCATTGGAGCGACTGAGGTGGCCACGTGCCACGTTGCCGGCGAGCAGAGACACGTGCGACGCGGACCGCTTCACCGTCGCCGGTCCCGCCTTGGAGCGCTTGTCCTCGCTGCCGAACGACGAGCGCCTCGCGAGTCGCGGCTCGAAGCGACGCGGAACCGACTTCGGAATCCGAAACACTGAGTTCTCGCGTGTCTCGCTTTTCTTCTCGTTGACTGCTGCCGATGACGTGACTGAATCGTCTTCAAACACTTCTACCGGTTTCTTACCACCACTTTCCTGGTAGGTCATTATCACAAAATTATCCAAAACATTTCCCCTCACATCAGGCTGTTTTGGTTTCTGTGAATTATCAATCAACCTACAAATATTATCTCCTTCAACCTTTGTTTTCTTCTCACTTCTATCAACGTGCACTTTATCTTGAACGACTCTCAGATTCTCTTTGTTCTCCATGTCACCATTTAGTATAACATCATTACTCCTAACTTTCTCCTGTTCAACATGCTTAATCAAATCAGGCTTGGCGCTTTGTTCCAGCAAACACCCCACTTTATCTTGGTTGTTATCATTTAGTTTGTTAGCTACGATTTCATTAACAAGACCTCCCACTTTATCTTCGTTGTTATCATTAAGTTTGTTAGCTACGATTTCTTGAACAGTCTTATTATGTTTGTTGACTAGTTTGGAAGTGTCTTGATTGTGATCTTTGGGAGAGTCAACGTTGACTAGGTCGGGCTCGGGAGGCCGAAACACGTCGGTGAGGTTGCCGATGGTGACTGTGTCGAAGACGGTCATGACTGGCGAGGAGGTTTCGTCGCGGAAGGTGGGGGGAGCCGGCAGTCGGTACTCCCAGTCCAGCGACTCGGGGCCTGACTCGAACGGCCTCTGAGTCGGACTCGGCGGCGGCAGAGTCACCTCAGTCAGAGTCAGCGCCACTCCCTCCTCATCGCCCATCCCGGACTCCAGACTCGTGTGGTCCCGCATTGCATTCTGGAATATCCTGTCGATTTCCTCATCATCCATTCTCAGGTCTGAAGTGCTTGATTCGGTCTTCGTTTCTGTGTCAGCTTCTGTGAATTATGGAAACAATagaaacattaattttatttgaataaacagATCATAAAATGACTGTAGTGTGAGCCAGAATAGAATAAATCCTAGTAGGATCAAACACTTTGAAGCAGTCAGGTTCATACagttatgataattatatcatcAAACCCCAGTTTCTTATGAAAATCGCTGAATTTACCTATGCTACTGCTAATAATGCTCACATAAATCTATGACTTGTGTGGGATTAGATATGATGCAAAACTCACAAACAAAGTGAGAATCTAACCTACAACCGCTAAATTAATAGCATACTGAtgtgaaacttatagaaaataGTTATTCTCACCCTTGAAACTgtcgaattatttgaattgtattaTAATCACATTCGTTTCGTCATTGACAAATCTGTATAAGCTATGGCTAGAACTGATGTTATTCAGTTGTACAAACTGTAGTCATACCCTCTGTGTATTGATTAAACCTTAGTAATTtcttagttataataataataataataatatcgagtgatctggctggctcaggtgtcagaattttcaggtcgcaactgatcaatttcagggcctttAACAGGACTTAATAACTGCTTAATAATGAGAAACTTCTGACATGAGAAGAGATGTGATGTCCAGTTGGTTCATTAATTTCCTTAACCGCATGCAAGTATTTACAACCTCAACCACATCATCACAGTGTCCACCACAGCACAAATGTTGTGGTGGAAAATTACAAGACTACTAACTTTAAGATTTTCAACTAACGTTAACTTATTAATTACTACTCGTAGATGGCATTGATTATACTGCATTGAGTATAGAAGTCATGtactttgaaattgaaatatttatagtacCTATTTATTATACATTTAATTACTACTATAGCTTGGCTAATATTTAGACCTACCTAGATGTATTgataattgtaattattgttaattttactTTATACTTGATGAAGATTCTCAGTTCAAGGCAATCGATATTCTCATAATAGATCATTGTTATCAATGTTATCTTGAAACACAATTATAAATGAGTATCTTCCAGATGTCTGAATAATAGAAACAAACGAAATAGTCTTCGGAATCAAATACTCTTGAatcgaaaatatatttttcaatcctCTATTTGAACTGTATAATGCAAAAAAAATCCATGCTGTTCTACTACTAATCAAGTTGATCAAAAGTTTGTGAGTACTTTCAAAACGTATTAATTTCAAGATCATGTCTAAATGAAAATCGTATCTACAAAAGTGTGTTtaagaaagagagaagatagaGAAAATACATGCAGACCTGTATTGGCACATGCGAGGGAAGAACACTCCGGAAGGCACTCTGCATTCGGCCAGCGTCCCAGCTGAGTCTTGGGGAAGTCGGCAACTTCGTTCAGGTTGCCCACCGAAAAGTTGCGACCCTTCTCATCAGGCAGCATCTCACTGTTTCGAGAACTGTTCTCCACCAGACCATCCTCCGACAAAGAACTCTTCACCTTTTTCACATTCGGCGTCGATGAGGTTGGAACTGATAGTGACGAAGCAGTAACGGAAATGACTTTGTCTGGAGGACACACTTCCTCCTGTATTTGAAACACTTCCTGGCATTCACTACTCATTGATTCGTTAGCAACAGCACTAATGAGACAATCCTTGCAAACATCGACTGGATCGTCTACGTTTCCCGAATCAACTTTACCAACCTCTTTTTCACATGTTGATTTGTTTTCTCCTAAACTATCGTGACGGGTGTCAGTTTTGGCCACAGATTCACAGTTAATAATTGGATCCACCCCATTCACACGCACTGTTTCTTGTGAATTACCTATTTTGTTAGTTTGTTGACTATCTGAGACATCATCATCCATTGCTAACCGATTATTTACAACATTATTTAGTGGTTCAGTCGATGTAGAAACAACAACTGATTGACTAGATCGTGGCTTTGGTAAAGGTGCCGGACGTTTTTTCCTACTTCTAACAGGCTTTGGTTTATTTACAACTTGACTACAGATAGTGGAATTAGTAGAGTCTGAGCAACCATCACCAACTAGGTCTacagaggaagaagaggagagcaCTGATGAGGCAGCGTCGTCGCCGTCGCCATCATCCACACAATCCGCCGTCTCGAAGATCGTCCTAGGTTTTGGTTTGGGAAGCTCTACTGTTCACAATCGAGGATTACACCAGGATGAGGGATGACAATTATTTTGTTGAGTTTTAGCAAATTCACAGGCAGGTGTGCAGAGGGGAGgcaggaaaaaagagaaaatacaaaatattagtGAAAgggtaataattattgagagttATAAATACATCAACTACTAAAATACTACAGTCAATTATTACTGAATTAATTACGGGGCGGGAAGAACATCAAGCAGACACATTTAACATCTCCAATGCATGATTAATCCAAAACTTTCAAcagtaaaatttataatttcataattttaataGGTAAGTTTGAAAAGAGACCATTAGATAGAATGAGTATGGAATATTACAAAATCTATACTTGCTgagatcaatatttttgaataatcaagGACAATAACTCATTTAGATAGTTTCTACGTTCATCTTTAAAAATGTCtctaaaaatatgtttatatcAGTAAAGAGGAATAgattacaattatttattggagAACTATCAAGATCAGGATGAAATACGGCATTGCTGAAAGGAACTAACAAATGTATCAGCTTTTCGAGCACTAGATAGTTTAATATAACTATCATTATGTTGCATGCAGGTTATAACTGTACAAAGCTTCACATACTCTAGCTTTTCTGAAACAATTCTTACTTCAATTAACACCAATTGAGTTCAGTTCCTACACAGAACGAATACTTCTACATATGAATAGTTCAAATAGAGAAACTACTGTCTATTTTCGACAATAACGTATAGGTACCAACGAACTAACCCAAATAATAACTTCTAAGGTACAGGATTCATCAACTATTCGGTTCTTACCAACACGAAAAGATGGCGACTAAATCACTTATCATACCACATGCAAATCTACAACAACTCAAAGGAGTTAGTTACAAGTGCTAAGTAGTGTATTACTTTCTTACTGTGATAAGGTGACTTCTTtaaattctatattctattaaattaatattaattgatttcatGTTGTGTTTCAATAAAAGTGAAAGCACGTTATTTATTACACCCTAATCACTAATCATcggtattattcaattttagaaataatgtaattcagaatattaaaattttaaaactcaagTGGAATGAGATTCCTAATCAACACATCACTGTGATTAATCAACACATGATTAATTTAGAGATTCTATACCTGGCTAATATGACATTACTCTGATATTATAGATACAAGAGATTGtagtttcatattatttttaaacatATTCCTCTTGACGTGTATCTAATTCTGGAGCAGAAACTATGCTGTTCAGCTTTTCAACGAATTTGTTCCATGACTCAATAGACTCTCGGCGATCGACCAGTAAGCCGGCAGGTGGAGGCGCTAAcagattgcatttgatcggcAACCTTGGTGTACTGCGAAGGGAAAACCGTTGGGCCAAATGCGGTTGGCCGCCTTTGGTGGTGTCAGCCACAGAGTGTGACCTCTTCAAAGACTTCGACGCATCAACGACTGAGTTGTCAGTTTCTTTACGGTACGATTTAGATCCGAGAAGACGCTTGAAAGTACCAACCTTCAGATCATAATCATTGGTGGTTACGTCATCTGATTTCTCAAAGCTATCATTAGTAATTCGACTAGATTCATTGACTGGATTGTGTTGATGAGAAGAATTGATAATAGAGTTATCATTGTTGATTGAATTGACATCATGAAAAGCATTAATATTATTGGTGATTTTGAAGGGCCTTGGAACCAAATTGAGTATAGAGCTCTGAAAATTGCCTCTTGTGCCCATAGTTTCTGACTTTGATGTGGTATCTAAGTCTTGAGTATAGTCTATATTACTATGAGATATGagatcattttcatttttcacgcTACTCAATCCAATTGGTGATGGAGGTACGGGATTTTCATCTAATGTCTTACTATTCAATGGTTTGAATTTATTAGAATCAAATCTAGTGATGGAGCCTTCTGAGCTCAATATGAATGATCTAAGTGGAGAGGAGGGAATTATTGCATTGTCTTCCATATCCATAAAATCCTGAGCGAACTCATCCTCTAATTTGGGGGTTTCCAATTTGCTACATGTTTCACTATTTTCGAACAGTAGCTGATTATTATTGATGCCTTGAGTTGTAATTTTGGTATTGATCgacaaatttgatgatttcctTTTCATAGGGGAATTAAGTTTTTGATTACGgaaactgaaatttgataaatcaatgtcTACACTCTTCAAACTTTGACTACGATCAATGGTATTTTTCTCTGTGAAAGTTGAAAGGCTAACACTCTTTTGTCTATAACTGTGACTTTTTAGAAGGGTGGTCCCCATTTTTGGGCTAGGTCTATTACCGCGACAAATTGGAgaagtgtttttgttttttagaATGCCAGTAATGCTAGGAGAAAGATTCGGATTTTTTTGTGGGATGAATTTGCTACTATCATCgcgaaaattgatattttccacTCCAGAATGAACTACAACATCTtcgattttattatttctatcacTAGAGATAGAGCTGATAGAATGTTTTGGAGTAGATCTATTACTTCTATTGATGGGAGAAATTTGATTTGAGGATGTATAATCTTCGTAACTGTCTTCCATTTCAGAATGCACCAGTGCAcgttcaataaatttattattgtttggaaggtaatatttttgtttgttagaGCGAGTTTCTTCATGTGCAAAAACAAGATTATCAAATTCGAACACAATAGTGTCACCGTCACCAACGACATTAGGATTCTCTTCTTCGAGTGTATTAAATGAGTGATTGGATAAGGATAGAGACATACCTGAGGGTGTGTTTTGGAGCAGGTCGAAAGAGGGACAGAGATGCGACGGAGCGGGAAGGTCGTCTACAGTGTCGGGGGTGCACACACTACTGCTACTGCTACCAACGTCGGAGTGCTGGGGGTGGAGTGTGGAGCGGAGGGTGGCTGGGAGGGTGGATGACTTCCTGGATGTGTCATCTAGGGGTGACTGTGGGCTACTAATGTCCTTCTGCCGCTCCTCTGACACCGACGACATTTTCAATGGCCTGGCCATGGGCGGAGCGGGAGCCGCCTTTTTCTTGCGACCTatatcaacaaattttatccACAATAAAGACTCCACAGACATACAAATGTATTTACCAAAAAATTCGCTTCAAAATAAAATAGGGTGAAAATTTTACAAGAAATATATTTCGAATTTGTATtcgtaaataataaattctgaaccccaagaataaatcattttttgGTAATACAAATCAATAGAATTAAAACTTTACGATGagtaacaaattattattagaatactaGAATACGACTTCCTCTCTATCACCTTGAAAAATAACTAATTTACATGtttgatgaaataaaatgaatatataatacTGGAGCTGAATACTAGATAGCTTCAAGTTGGTAGTTTGAATATAAAAGGAGCCCTTTGCACAagtaaaaaccttaatttacaCATAATCTATAAGAATTTTATCTTGTTTACATGGTTAGACATTTTTGAAACCATAATAGAGTATGATTCGATGAAACGTACTATCGACTGAAAGACTGGACGGAGAAGCTAAGGGCCAGGATGTCCACATAAGCAAGTATATGGGAAGAAAGATCAATTGAGTTGAACTTTTAGTAGTTTAATCAAACTGTGATTGATGTTATGCAAATTCAAAATAGGTAAAGGAAAATAAAGTATTATACATGCATTGATTGACGATTAGATGAGTGaatataaataactaataaGTTGACATGGTATGGCTGCGACATAGAAATAACTAGAATTTCAATTAAGGCAATTAAAAACGATCTTAGAGAACATGgcatttatttgaattgaatgtatGGTTTACCTATGGCAATGAGGGATGTGGAGGACGTGCTGTGAGTTTTGATGCTCCTTGGCACAGCCGAGTTGACGGCCGTCGTCAAGTTGGACAGAGACCTCGACAGAGCTCCGCCAGATTTCACGTTGCTCGTTGACTCCAGGTTGCTTTCGTTGCTCGGTAGTTTACTTCTTCTCGGTAAAGAGTCTGGTAAGCTAAAAATTAATGTAAGCAGAACCgaaattgataaatttccaacatattttggaaataCAGTGCATGAACATTAAAAACGGAGATGGATTAAGTAGTGTTGTAATTAATTAATGACGATATAGTGGTCAGGAGTGAAATGAAAAGGCGATTTGATAGGCGTGGAATCGAttttatttttggaaaatgaaacaattttcaatatggaGGATAAGTTCAACACTTTTTGACAACAATAAACCGGAATTTGAGTGTcattgtaatttgaaaaaacgGAAGGGTAActacaaataaatcaataattttgaaaatatatttcacactgggataaaattattcaaacatgAAGAATATTCCAAAGCGAAGTTGAAATTGTTCAATGGACTTTTCAAAACGGTGATAATGAATATATCATTTCTTTCGCAATACACGATCTGGGAGCTTTTTCCAATCACGtttgatgaatttcaagaaTCTGATCCGAAATGCAAGACATAGAAAaagaacagaaaaatattcatcatgTTAATACTCAGGATAAATGTAACATTTTCAAGTTAACTAGAATTTAGAGGTCTATCAAGTTTTGCAgttcagaattattattattgatctcGAGCCTCGTTATCAAGTATATAGATTTATAATCTATCAAGTTAAATTGCAAAAGTAATAGAATGAAAAACTATGAAATGGAGATTACTGCaatcaataattaatgtagGATGGACTTAATTAATGGACAATTAAAAGGATgactaaaaatacaaaaatcaatagcatttgaaaatattctaatgaataatgaatgacaGGTGAGAGAGTAGAACAAATTTTTTGATAGAGATTATTAGTTCTAAATGTACCTAATTCCTTCAAAATGTACAATCTCTTTGAATAATAAAGAGTGAGTCATAATTgaacatatattttttgaatattcctGGCTATAAAACAACTGCTCTTGAATGAATCAACTGTTAGTACAGTATTTATAGAAGGGATCCGAGACAAGTCATTCATTTTTACTGTCGTCTGATCGTctcttatattttttcatcatatacCATAGGCATAATAGGCCCAATATTATGCATATTATGCCTAATAATAGAAGTAAAATGCTCTTTTTATAAAAGAGTCACTGctttgataatttttgtttcaatgaTCTAAACTTCTACTAAATAAACACACCATTCTTCTTGATTGCAAGttctattccactcaattatCTATTTGCTTACGAAGTTATGATGCGCATCTATCTAGTTCATCCAACTTGtctatttacattaaaatttcTTTATCGTCTCTTAAATGTTTTTCCATTTCGAGATTTTCTATGTTATGGGGGTTATGGTTTCCCTCGCATCATTACAGATTATAATTCTCTAATTAATTGTTCGCTGGGCTTTTCAATAGGCACTCAAGATCAAATCTGTCAATGTAGGGCTAGCTacacaaacatcgatttttgttcgtacgattttttgccgtccttatacaaatcctattagattgaacagatgatgtttgtcgaGTTCCGTTCAATTTGATAGCATTCATAAggcgaccaaaaatcgatgtgtgtgtaactggcttaagaTCACAGCCTATTCTCGTATTTGCTAGACCCAGCCAGAAAAATAAAAGCGATATGttcagtgagattcactttaaactgtcagaattcttTACACAACTATATTCCCAATTACCTGTAATAATTTTGGATAGATATCAAAATATCTCACCAGCAACAGTATCTGTATTCCCTATTCAATCAATAGTGCAACTCTTATAgcccattcaatcaatcaatccgtgtttcggatggacacgttaagtcgtcggtcccggctgcctaaaaagcaatCGTCAAGttatgtcagaggccctgaaattgatcagttgcgacctgaaaactctgacacgcgacctgagccagccaggtcactcgatatttatttttttttttattcaattaataccCGTACTAACAGTTTGAAGTGACTCTCACAATAGAATGGAAACAGACTCACCTGTTGTTAGTGCTTTCGGTACTCTAATAACATAAATTCTTCCATTCAACCAAAATAagtttttattgtattgtaacgCTGAATTTTATTATGAGTTTTATGAATGTATGTGTGTGGgggataatttttatttttaaacaaaacTGACAGTTTAGGGTGAATCTCACTATGGCAGGGGGTTTGGACTGACCTATTGTTAGTGCTTTCAGGACTCTCACTGAGCACGGAGGCCTCGTGATAGCCGCTGCTGTCAGAGCTGTTGCGTGAGTGGCAGATGACCGTAGCACCCTGGCTCGGTTGGCTGGCCTCCACTGCCGGATTGCTGttgatgttgttgttgttcttgttGACAACATTGTTGACAGTGTTGTTgaggttgttgttgttgttgacggGGGGCTTTGGTGCGGGGCGCCGCTTGCGCAGGGGCCGGTGGGGCACCGGGGGGACGAGGGGCGGGGGCGACGCCGAAGACTCGTCCGATCTTGTTGGGGACAGGCTGCGGCCTCCCAGACTACCGCTGCTCAGGCTTCCTTCGCACTGCAATCAAATGTAAAGATACATTCCcatgaataaaatggaataaaatttaaagaTAAATTCCAATGTAAAGATACGATTCCACTACATTTTTGTACAAGTATTACATTGAAGTGTCATAgaagtattgaaaaaataatttggataaaattgttgataaaaatactAGTATGTAATCAGTAGATTTCGGAATTTTGTGTTTTATACAGAGATAAGACACCaaatatttaatgaattttaatttctaatttattcaaaacttctactaatataatatattatgtaagcTTATGGTAATTTAGTGAGAAGATTTTTTCCACTTTAAATTTCTCTTTTCTAGTAAGAGTAGAATGATTACGTTTTGAAGTTCTACCAAAACGAATAAGGTATTGGTGAGATTGATCTCTCACCGGAGTACTTACAATAGCATACCTTTTGTTTAGAGATTGCAGAAATCCCCAGCTGAGAA
It encodes:
- the LOC111048077 gene encoding putative mediator of RNA polymerase II transcription subunit 26 isoform X5 is translated as MALQQQRPVHATANHRSCEGSLSSGSLGGRSLSPTRSDESSASPPPLVPPVPHRPLRKRRPAPKPPVNNNNNLNNTVNNVVNKNNNNINSNPAVEASQPSQGATVICHSRNSSDSSGYHEASVLSESPESTNNSLPDSLPRRSKLPSNESNLESTSNVKSGGALSRSLSNLTTAVNSAVPRSIKTHSTSSTSLIAIGRKKKAAPAPPMARPLKMSSVSEERQKDISSPQSPLDDTSRKSSTLPATLRSTLHPQHSDVGSSSSSVCTPDTVDDLPAPSHLCPSFDLLQNTPSELPKPKPRTIFETADCVDDGDGDDAASSVLSSSSSVDLVGDGCSDSTNSTICSQVVNKPKPVRSRKKRPAPLPKPRSSQSVVVSTSTEPLNNVVNNRLAMDDDVSDSQQTNKIGNSQETVRVNGVDPIINCESVAKTDTRHDSLGENKSTCEKEVGKVDSGNVDDPVDVCKDCLISAVANESMSSECQEVFQIQEEVCPPDKVISVTASSLSVPTSSTPNVKKVKSSLSEDGLVENSSRNSEMLPDEKGRNFSVGNLNEVADFPKTQLGRWPNAECLPECSSLACANTEADTETKTESSTSDLRMDDEEIDRIFQNAMRDHTSLESGMGDEEGVALTLTEVTLPPPSPTQRPFESGPESLDWEYRLPAPPTFRDETSSPVMTVFDTVTIGNLTDVFRPPEPDLVNVDSPKDHNQDTSKLVNKHNKTVQEIVANKLNDNNEDKVGGLVNEIVANKLNDNNQDKVGCLLEQSAKPDLIKHVEQEKVRSNDVILNGDMENKENLRVVQDKVHVDRSEKKTKVEGDNICRLIDNSQKPKQPDVRGNVLDNFVIMTYQESGGKKPVEVFEDDSVTSSAAVNEKKSETRENSVFRIPKSVPRRFEPRLARRSSFGSEDKRSKAGPATVKRSASHVSLLAGNVARGHLSRSNGEPYIRNINSELNIAQGDEEKSKLADWRNSGSVGLQSLQVLRSILPQLNNSHDSINADNDDYIDNRNPDIRVASDLHDKFERSHSEEVSSSERYALHAAPAPAVSFATWNERPKRQVSIKTDRDYCYGINKLKSHAFDQRDTTEPKQSVVNFSSDMRHNDLDKPDIIKHSSADLSHVPVVRAVELKKKPYFSSSCVDVTDLGRCGFFHGRSYENLSCLDNSATFSKSSTLKPTAVSSKESFKSQQSVSTEEEASSYSGVNSLLRKFGQQKPTSTNRPVSCYLYGSGAYNNNKLEENSVPRQTTGNTSRVMLNSDKRFTSVVGINNDEAGSNSVPRKEFTSQYEKPTSRVMVNGTSHNDDRFVNNSKDVKNAVNSSLEFIKAQSKISSGGFVLESPTRKIETDIPVAQSTTSPPPTAVPAKSILKPSKVNKPQSSGGIPPPPPVMPTLKPVGERRQTRTLPRVETDPRDQLLESIRNFGGLKSLKKSSSK